The Candidatus Methylomirabilota bacterium genome has a window encoding:
- a CDS encoding LpxI family protein, translating to MAGAGVLPALIAERAQRQGWQIVGFAFSGAAELGSAVARVIPSRLTEAAAVLAALSAERVTAAVLCGRFSMGEVLRAEPGDHMAHDLAARAGGRVDVKLVEAVIATLASVGVEVLDQREFLGDLLLAGGCWSRRSPTEPEWSEIRRGLAVARQMADQRIGQTVVLRRGAVTAVEAVEGTTEAVRRGTALAGPGAIVVKAVAGDHDYRIDTPAIGHETIAAAVAGGASALAVEAGRVLLLDRAAVLGAVDEAGMALVSVDGAA from the coding sequence ATGGCGGGCGCCGGCGTCCTGCCGGCCCTCATCGCCGAGCGGGCGCAGCGCCAGGGCTGGCAGATCGTGGGCTTCGCCTTTTCCGGCGCTGCCGAGCTGGGGAGCGCCGTCGCCCGCGTCATCCCCAGCCGCCTCACCGAGGCCGCCGCCGTGCTGGCCGCGCTGAGCGCCGAGCGGGTCACGGCTGCCGTGCTGTGCGGCCGCTTCTCCATGGGCGAGGTGCTCCGGGCCGAGCCCGGCGATCACATGGCCCACGACCTCGCCGCGCGGGCCGGCGGCCGGGTGGACGTGAAACTGGTGGAGGCCGTGATCGCTACGCTGGCCTCCGTCGGCGTCGAGGTGCTCGATCAACGGGAGTTCCTCGGCGATCTGCTTCTGGCTGGCGGCTGCTGGTCCCGCCGCTCACCCACCGAACCGGAGTGGAGTGAGATTCGCCGCGGCCTGGCCGTGGCCCGTCAGATGGCCGATCAGCGGATCGGCCAGACGGTCGTCCTGCGCCGCGGGGCGGTGACCGCGGTGGAGGCCGTCGAGGGCACGACGGAAGCCGTCCGACGGGGCACCGCCCTGGCCGGGCCCGGGGCTATCGTGGTGAAGGCGGTGGCCGGCGATCACGACTACCGCATCGACACGCCGGCGATCGGTCACGAGACCATCGCGGCGGCGGTGGCGGGGGGCGCCAGCGCGCTGGCCGTCGAGGCCGGACGCGTGCTCCTGCTGGATCGCGCTGCCGTTCTCGGCGCGGTCGACGAGGCCGGGATGGCCCTGGTGAGCGTGGATGGCGCGGCCTGA
- the lpxB gene encoding lipid-A-disaccharide synthase, with product MARPERRPPPPRIMLAAGEVSGDIHGAALCRALRADAPGARLFGMGGGRMAAAGLDVMADIQDTAVVGFSEVVRRLPLLRRTYGHLVAALASEQPDVLVLIDYPGFNLRLARAARERGVPVVYFIPPQVWAWRPGRLQTIRQRVSLVLAVFPFERALYASAGVPVQFVGHPVLDTLPAAPTRVAARRQLGLHEASVVIGLLPGSRSQEIERLLPLMADAARRIVAVRPEVRFVLALAPSVSRTLVDRYLAGGPPVGVVENQTYAVMRSSDLLLATSGTATLEAALLGTPMVVCYRLSAVSERIASVLVRVPWVSLVNLVLGRQVVPELCRRRDATGKRLAGEAVRLLETPGALQAQRQAFYELEAELGAAGVGARAARLVLDVAANGLQVRAS from the coding sequence ATGGCGCGGCCTGAGCGGCGGCCACCGCCGCCGCGGATCATGCTGGCCGCGGGGGAGGTGTCGGGCGACATTCACGGTGCGGCGCTGTGTCGCGCCCTGCGCGCCGACGCGCCCGGCGCGCGTCTGTTCGGGATGGGAGGCGGACGGATGGCGGCGGCGGGACTCGACGTGATGGCCGACATCCAGGACACCGCCGTCGTGGGGTTCAGCGAGGTCGTGCGCCGCCTGCCCCTGTTGCGCCGCACGTACGGACACCTCGTAGCGGCCCTGGCCAGCGAGCAGCCTGACGTGCTGGTGCTCATCGACTATCCGGGCTTCAACCTGCGCCTGGCCCGCGCGGCGCGCGAGCGGGGCGTTCCCGTGGTCTATTTCATCCCGCCCCAGGTCTGGGCCTGGCGTCCGGGCCGGCTACAGACGATCCGGCAGCGAGTCTCCCTTGTGCTCGCGGTGTTCCCGTTCGAGCGTGCCCTCTACGCCAGCGCCGGCGTGCCCGTTCAGTTTGTGGGCCATCCCGTCCTGGACACCCTGCCGGCGGCGCCGACTCGCGTGGCGGCGCGGCGCCAGCTCGGTCTGCACGAGGCCAGCGTGGTGATCGGCCTCTTACCCGGCAGCCGTTCCCAGGAGATCGAGCGTCTGTTGCCGCTGATGGCCGACGCGGCCCGCCGCATCGTGGCCGTCCGGCCGGAGGTCCGCTTCGTGCTCGCGCTCGCCCCTTCGGTGTCCCGGACCCTCGTCGATCGATACCTCGCCGGCGGGCCGCCGGTGGGCGTGGTGGAGAACCAGACGTACGCCGTCATGCGCTCCAGCGACCTGCTGCTGGCGACGTCGGGGACCGCCACCCTGGAGGCTGCGCTGCTGGGAACGCCGATGGTGGTCTGCTACCGTCTCTCGGCGGTGAGCGAGCGCATCGCCTCCGTGCTCGTGCGGGTGCCCTGGGTGAGCCTCGTCAACCTGGTGCTCGGGCGCCAGGTAGTGCCCGAGCTCTGCCGCCGGCGCGACGCCACGGGGAAACGACTGGCCGGGGAAGCCGTGCGGCTGCTGGAGACGCCCGGCGCCCTGCAGGCCCAGCGTCAGGCGTTCTACGAGCTCGAGGCCGAGCTTGGCGCGGCCGGGGTCGGCGCTCGTGCGGCCCGGCTCGTCCTGGATGTCGCCGCCAACGGACTGCAGGTTCGAGCGTCCTGA